The DNA window GATAATTTTGTTTCAACAAGAACGGAGAAACAATCAGACACACCTGCCCATGAAACCGACTCAATTTCCTTCAACTGCTGCCAGTATCATCGCTCCGCAGTATCCGAGTGCTTACCAGCGCGGCATGCAACGCATTGCACTCCCGTACCTGAATCGTACCGTTTTTATTTCGGTAGATGACATAATTTGTTTGCAGGGCGAAGGAAATTATACGTACCTGTGTACGCGGGATCGGAAGAAATATTTAGTGTCGAAGACACTAAAAGAGTTCGAAAGAACACTGGATGAGTCGATGTTTCTACGCATCCACAAATCATACATGGTTAATATGGCATACGTTCAGCAGGGGCCATTCAGCACCGAACGGCGGATTCGGCTGGCCGATGGACGTGAGGTAGCTATTTCACGCCGACGCATGAAGGAGATCGCCCTGCAACTGGCACAGTATCAGCAAAAGCTGGTTAACTAGATTCAGGATATACCAGCTAACAAAAAGGGCCACCCGCGCGGGTGGCCCTTTTTGCTGACTGACCGGGACGACTTACAGTAATTTGTAAGCCAGTGTAATCTGCCACGACTTGAATCGCTGCCCGAACTGAGCGCTGGAGCCGTTGGCGTTGATCTGCGCAATGTCAGTCAGGTTGCCTTCGTAACGCACATCGAGACCGATCGGACCGAGGTCGAGACCGCCACCCACCTGATAGCCGTAGTAGGCTTTTTTCCAGGCGTCGTTGAGCGAGTTGTTGGTATACTGGCGAAGGGCATCACCAAGTCCCTGATTGTTGTCGATACGAAACGACGCGACCGGCCCTGCCATGATCCGGATGGGACCACCTTTGATGCCAAGCAGCAGTGGCACATCGAAACTGGTTGTCCGGATCGTTGCTGACTCCGTTACGCCGTTGCGGACCACGTCGAGTGATCCCTGCCGGGTGGAATAAAGTAGCTCAGGTTGGATAAACAGGTTTTTACCAATGCGGGCGTACACGCCAAACGAGGTGCCGGTGCGGGTAGAATAACTATCGCTCAAACTATTACGGAATGTTTGCCCGTCGACGCCGACGTTTGGTGATCCATTCGCGTTGGTGCCGACGTTTACGAAATTACCGAACGACAGTTTTGATAGATTAACGCCCCCCTTGATACCAACTGAAAACTGGGCGAAGGTAAGGGCCGGCAATAAGGTAAGCGCGGCAAAAAGGACTGTCTTTTTCATACGTTAATGTGTTTGTAGTGACTTGCTTTTAGGTAACGGGAAATGAAGCGGCAGGGTACGTGGGGCCAACTAATTTCGATGGAACGGCGTTCTACTTGTACCGTTTGGTACGTCAAAAACAGTGCCTTTCTAAGACTGCCAGCGGTTAGAATGCAAACAGTAATTTGGGTTTAATTGGCCCGATGACTGTGCACAAATAATAGTAGTCAACTCATTGATGGCCAAGCTAAAAACTACCTATTTCTGTCAGAATTGTGGGAACCAGACGCCTAAATGGCTGGGCCGTTGCCCGGCCTGTGGCGAGTGGAATACCATCGTTGAAGAAGTCGTTCAGAAAGACGAACCCGAAAAGGGGGGCTGGCGCAGTCCGTCGAGCGGGCCGGGTAACGTCCGAGTAGCCGCCAAGCCTAAACCGCTGCATGCCATCAACTACGAGGAGCAGCCGCGCATTGCCACTACCGACGCCGAACTGAACCGGGTGCTGGGGGGCGGTATCGTGGCTGGTTCGCTGGTGCTGATTGGTGGAGAGCCGGGCATCGGTAAGTCGACGCTGTTGTTGCAAATCGCGCTCAGCCTGGCCGGGATGCGGGTGCTGTACGTGTCGGGCGAAGAAAGCGAGCAGCAGATAAAAATGCGTGCCGAAAGACTCGACGCACCTACCAGCGACTGCCACGTGATGAGCGAAACCTCCACGCAGAACATCTTCCGTGTGGTCGAGCATTTTGAACCCGAAGTGCTGATTATCGACTCGATTCAGACCATGCAGTCGTCGCTGGTAGAGTCGGGGGCGGGGAGCGTGTCGCAGGTACGCGAGTGCACGTCGGAGTTTATGAAATACGCCAAAGAAAGTGGTGTTCCGGTGTTTATGATCGGCCACATCACGAAGGAAGGCTCGCTGGCAGGACCGAAAGTGCTGGAACACATGGTCGATACGGTGCTGACCTTCGAAGGCGACCGCCACACGACCTACCGGATTCTGCGTACGACGAAAAACCGTTTCGGCAGCACCGACGAACTGGGTATCTACGAAATGCTCGGTACGGGGTTGCGGCAGGTGACGAACCCTTCTGAGATTCTGATTTCGCAGCGCGACGAAGCCCTGAGTGGCGTCACGATTGGGTCGATGCTGGAGGGTAACCGCCCACTGATGATCGAAACGCAGGCGTTGGTCAGCGTCGCGACCTACGGTACACCGCAGCGTAGCAGCACCGGCTTCGATGCCAAGCGGCTGAACATGCTGCTTGCCGTATTGGAAAAGCGCGGTGGTTTTCGGCTGGGGCAGCAGGACGTATTTCTCAACATTGCCGGTGGCCTGCGCGTCGAAGATCCGGCGATTGATTTGGCCGTTTGCGCGGCCGTCGTGTCGAGTTACGAGGATATTGCCATCTCGCCGTCGGTTGCTTTTGCCGCTGAGATTGGGCTGGGTGGCGAAGTGAGGGCCGTTAGCCGGATCGAGTCGCGCATTGCCGAAGCGGAAAAGCTGGGCTTTAAAAAGATGTTCATCTCGCGATACAACCTGAAAGGGCTGGACGCGAAAGGCTTCAAAATTGACCTGCGCCCCGTATCGCGGCTCGACGAGGTGTTTCAGGGGGTGTTGATGTAGTGTATAGCCCAGACGTACAATCAACATTCCCATGAGAAGAATTTGTCATTCCGAGCGTGCGAGGAATCTTCGGATGAGGATGTTTATCTGCTCAGTGCGAAGATTCCTCGCACGCTCGGAATGACAAATTTCGTTTTTGGTAGTAGACTGTCAGATGCTACACCAATTCTTGATTGAATCCGGCGAATTCTTCGACGCCGGTGTCTTGCCAACGGCGCGAAGTGGCTGATTCCAGTACGGCTTCGCATACTTTCTGCGTTTCGAGTGCGTCGCGGAAGGTGGGGCGGCAGGGTTCGCCGGTGTCCAGGCTTTTGAAGAAGTCAGCGGCCTGGTGGATGAAGCTGTGCTCGTAGCCGATACCCAGTCCCGGCACCCACC is part of the Spirosoma rhododendri genome and encodes:
- a CDS encoding LytR/AlgR family response regulator transcription factor, whose translation is MKPTQFPSTAASIIAPQYPSAYQRGMQRIALPYLNRTVFISVDDIICLQGEGNYTYLCTRDRKKYLVSKTLKEFERTLDESMFLRIHKSYMVNMAYVQQGPFSTERRIRLADGREVAISRRRMKEIALQLAQYQQKLVN
- a CDS encoding porin family protein, yielding MKKTVLFAALTLLPALTFAQFSVGIKGGVNLSKLSFGNFVNVGTNANGSPNVGVDGQTFRNSLSDSYSTRTGTSFGVYARIGKNLFIQPELLYSTRQGSLDVVRNGVTESATIRTTSFDVPLLLGIKGGPIRIMAGPVASFRIDNNQGLGDALRQYTNNSLNDAWKKAYYGYQVGGGLDLGPIGLDVRYEGNLTDIAQINANGSSAQFGQRFKSWQITLAYKLL
- the radA gene encoding DNA repair protein RadA, coding for MAKLKTTYFCQNCGNQTPKWLGRCPACGEWNTIVEEVVQKDEPEKGGWRSPSSGPGNVRVAAKPKPLHAINYEEQPRIATTDAELNRVLGGGIVAGSLVLIGGEPGIGKSTLLLQIALSLAGMRVLYVSGEESEQQIKMRAERLDAPTSDCHVMSETSTQNIFRVVEHFEPEVLIIDSIQTMQSSLVESGAGSVSQVRECTSEFMKYAKESGVPVFMIGHITKEGSLAGPKVLEHMVDTVLTFEGDRHTTYRILRTTKNRFGSTDELGIYEMLGTGLRQVTNPSEILISQRDEALSGVTIGSMLEGNRPLMIETQALVSVATYGTPQRSSTGFDAKRLNMLLAVLEKRGGFRLGQQDVFLNIAGGLRVEDPAIDLAVCAAVVSSYEDIAISPSVAFAAEIGLGGEVRAVSRIESRIAEAEKLGFKKMFISRYNLKGLDAKGFKIDLRPVSRLDEVFQGVLM